gcactccaTAGCAGATATGGACCCCCCCGGTCcatatccgctagcggatttggacccccggggtccatatccgctagcggattttTACCCCCATCCGCGGATTTGGACGCCTTAACAAAACTCAGTAAAAACATTACCATACATAATTTTCTTACATAATTTTCTTGTAGAAAgtgataaaaattcagaaagtaggtttttagAGAGGTTTTTCAGAAAGTATGTTTTTAAAGTAGgtactttttaattaaaaacatacGCGTAGACGTTATCTTGTTCTCAGTATTGCGTCTCAATTTAAGATTTTCGTTAAATTAACCTGCAGTTGTAAGTTTGTTGTTTACCTCTGGAATGAAAACAAAACGTGAAATTTGAAATCGTTTGTTTCTTTGATTGTTTTTCTCTACCCGTTGAATGAAAGTAATTAAGTTAAACTTAAAGTCTTTTTAGCGCCCTTGTCAAGTTAAAGCTAGTTAAAAATAAGCGTTCGGTAGGGTGAATTAACAAAAAGTAGATCCTAGACAATAACTAACTAGCGGATGGGAATGACCCGTCGGACGTTTCCTTTGATCAAGGAAAAATGCGTCAACATTTAGTTCAATGCTTAGAGAAAGGACGTTTAGAAGCTCTTCCAAGACAGTTGAACACTGCTAGAGACAAACATATGACATTGACCTATTTTGTTATTGCTCGATGCCCGAGTGCTGGGACGACATGCTGCAGTGCGAGTTGTGTGAGGAATGGCTGCACATTTAAGACTGCCCCGAAGGGCGAGTGGCTCTGTtacagagatgccaacctatggagatctaaaatctggagattttttccatccggtcttcccacccctcccccctcgatcaacctaaccactccccctcccctcctctccccccccccccaccctaaacgcacccacccatcccccagcagctccttcagaatacaaaaatattctgccaccattgcgaatttgcgggaaaacagggtacttatgtcaggaatttttattggtgaatcggagatccaatcaaacaatcggttatatggctatgatagcaaaatgaagtcattttgtttagttctattaacgtgtgtttgaaactcagagatgaagaaatgcattaagaaacaatgaaacgagtttgaaaaaatcgatcttttttaaacttggggatgcaatttgagtctagaatggagaaacgtctatgaaaggttcagagtcgtttttatccgggagatttaatgacccgtacgggagaccgggagattcgttccgtatccgggagactcccggataatccgggagagttggcatgtaTGGCATTGTAGGATAAAACTCTCCCAAATGGTGGTTCAGATACGTAGATGACAGCCATGTGTGCATTAAAAGGGAACACGCGGATGAATTCCACTCACACCTCAATTCTATCAACACTAACATCAAATTTACCATCGAGATAGAATCAGAAGGTTCTATTGCCTTTCTTGACACAAGAACAACCAGACAAGACGATGGCTCGATCACCGTGTCTGTATACAGGAAAGCCACCCACACCGACCGCTACCTTGAGTTCAAATCTCATCACCACCCCCAACATAAATACTCGCAAGAGAAAAttaggggacagagagggaggctcagggcgttggccgggatatgttatgtccgcgacagttatttttagacgagcggaagtctttgttctagcggaagtctgtcttccgagacgtccgtaTGCAGTCTTGCtacgctctcaggttcttagtgaaaagagaaaatgacgtcgcACGTGGatggctgatgaatatttattttctttcaaacatcggaccgaggttggcctgcatgcggacgtctcggaagacttccgctcgtctaaaaataactttcgtggacatgacatatcccaagggctggaccgggagcctccctctctgtccctcattttctcttgatactcGGTCGTAAGGACCCTCATGGATCGCGCAGAGAATATCCCATCCACCGAAGAGGAAGCTGCACGAGAAACTAAGAGAGTAGCAGAAGCCCTTACCGCTAATAATTACCCTGCCAATTTCATCTATAATGGTCGCCAACGAAACAGACAACAAGAAGTGAGTGGTTCTGACCAGCGCGGTATGGTTGTTTTGCCCTATGCCAAAGGATTCTCCGAGAAAATCGCGGGGGTTCTTCGAGGTTTCAACATCAAAGTCGCTCATAAACCTATTCGGACAATCTCAAACATACTTAAAAAACCAAAAGACAAGATCGAGAGGGAGGCCTCCAGAGGAATCGTATATAAGATAAAATGCAAAGATTGTGATTGTGTTTACATCGGTCAGACATCGCGCGCGCTAAAAACACGCGTCAAAGAGCACACAAAGGCCATAGCGACATTAGATGGAAATTCCTTGTTGGCCAAACACCACATGTGCTTCAATCACCAAATAGACTTGATGAACGTCGAAATTGTTGACAGGTCATCGGCATGGCGACAAAGACTTATTCTTGAGGCTTGGCATTCCTTGCGAGACACGAACGCTATAAACGAACATATAGCACTTCCAAACGTTTACAATAacataaagaatttgtagtAATATTTTAGAATGCTCTGGAGACCTTTGTTTTTATTgtctattttattttgaaatattcgcTGAGGTGCGATTTAATATTTATACGCATCGTGTACCATCAGGACGccgttagatttttgcattttttatccctgctgaggaaggcaacagcagttgccgaaacgtccaacacaatattttagccagtgtcaacatttttattatttttaagagTAGTACTAGTTTCATTTTCGTTCTTCATAATTATATTGCGACCAGATATTTTCGTATAAATGTTGCTTCACATCAGAATAAGAAGGGATTTGCTATGAGTTTCAACAGTTCGAATTCAATAGTAAGTTTGTTGTCATTTAATTCATGCGGAGGCTATTTAAAGTCATTTAAATGTTATGATTGGCTCCCTGGGGATTAATTAGTGGGTGTATATAAAGGATATTATTCATAGTGCTTAACACTCCGATCGAATCCTGGTCAGAAACGTTTCGCTGTGAATTTTTTCGCCGTCTTCATCGCACTGTATCAGTTATGGCTGAACAAGACCCAATTAATCCGGAACCGGCGGTTGTTGCTGCTCTCGTTGGAAATTTGGAAAACGAGCGGGCTGGACAAATTCCTCCACCTGATAATCCTGTCGAAGCTCCTCAAAACCCTGAGGTAAATTTAATTTGGTTTTTGGGTGCGACCCGACCACGTTGCTCGACTGCATAGTTTTTGTTAGTTGCTATTAAGTTATAATTTTCGTTAATATCCTGCTTGTTTAATAGAATGTTATTAATATTTGCGAATATTATTTGTGAATACTGTTTGCCTGGTTGGCGTTTTCACTGTTATTATTTGCCTGGGAGGCTGACTCGCGCCTAGCGAAGTACCTGAGGGGTAGAGCACGGCATTACTTGCCTGTTAGAGGTTCAATAATGAAATGATGATTTGTATTTGTTGCCTGAGAGGTTTAAAAAGTTAGGTTTTTGAACGTTTTGCCTGGGTTGGCTCGAAATTTCAATGTAATTGTTTGTTGCCTGAAGGAGCGAGAGTTTGCATATGTGTAGCTAAAAATGCGTTCACATATTTGTGCCTGTGAGGCCTTGGTCGCGTCTAGCGAAGTACCTGAGGGGTAGAGCACAATATTGTTTGCCTGGCAGGGGTTAGATAATGAAATAGtgattgtctttgttttttgccTGAGAGGTTGGAAGTTACGTTTTAAAGTATTGCCTGGGTTGGCTCGAAATGTCAATGTGATTGTTGCCTGAAGGGGCGAGAGTTTGCATATGTGTAGCTAAATTGCGCTCACATATTTGTATGCCTGTGAGGCCTTGGTCGCGTCTAGCGAAGTACCTGAGGGGTAGAGCACAATATTGTTTGTGTGTGGTAGAGGGTTCGATAATGAAACAGTGATTGTATTTGTTGCCTGTGAGGTTTTGAAGTTACATTTTAAAGTATTGCCTGGGTTGGCGAAATGTCAATATAATTGTTTGCCTGAAGGGGTGAGAGTTTGTATATGATTTACAGTTAAATTGTGCTCCTATATTTGTATGCCTGTGAGGTTCAAGGTACCTGAGGGGTAGAGCATGATGTCGTTGGCTTGAGAGGTCACGTGGATTTGTTGCCTGAGAGGTTACATTAAGGAGCTCAAGTCTTTGACCGCAGTTTTTGCTTGGGTCggcatttaattttattatagttGTTTTTTGTAAGTTATAAGTTGATACGACATTAGGAAATTGTTGTGCTCATATACTGGTATACCTGTGAGGCTCTTGTTCCGTCTCAGAGGTACCTGAGGGGAGCACGAGTGGTTGTGTGAATGGTTCAATAGTgaaattatgattattttggttGCTTGAGAGGTAAAGGGAtaggttgttctgttctgcctGGGTTGGCTTCATTAGTAATGCATGAGGGGAGTTTTTTTGGAAATTCGGTAATCTTTTgaatctcttttaaaattttcaattcATTTGTTCGAAGTTATACAATCAGTTTTGATCGACAAGTTTTAAtgcatttattttctaaatagAATAATGATATGGAAAGTATGCTAAGACGCTTAAAGCATTTAGAGGAACTTCAGGAAGTGTCTGTGGAATCAACGCTCCAGGATATACGTTCACCATTAAAGTCGCCAGCTTTTAATAAGGATCAGGCGTTTGATTATTTATTGACTCTCCAATTGGTGGCCAAGGAGAAAAAACATGCCAAGGCTGGCTACTATGAAGCTATTTTACGAGCGATGAGAGATAAAAGTAGTGTTGATATTGACCAGTTTAAAAGATATCTGGAGGTCCTTATTGGTAATAAGGATCAGGAGAAGGTTTTGGATCTTATCTCTAAAGTGGATAAAGCTGCGAAGCGCAAGAGTTCCTTTAGTGAAAGTTCAGCTGCTCCAAAAAGAGGTCGGGGTGGAGCAGGTAGACGGGCTGGGGTTCAGTGTTTTCACTGCCTTGGTTATGGCCATTACCAGAGCTATTGCCCACAAAAGTTTCCAAGAAGAGGGAATGGCCGAGGACGCGGGAAGGCTGAATGAAGAAACCGAAAAGTTAATGAATTTCTAATGAAGTaatgaataaaatgttattgcattaataaaatttaacaagTGGCATATTGTGTAGAGAATATTTCTCTTTAGTTTTTTATCTTGCATACGGGTTTTTATTGCGCCTCGtgggatttttgtttttccgttttgttttttttttgacgttTTTCGATTAGGGTGAGTAGCCCCTCTTGTCTCTCCGTATATCTCGGGAGATAATTGACGACTGCTTGCAGGCGTGTGAGGTTACTCCCTCCTGTTCGGGAACCCCTTGCTTTCGTGTGTTCGTTATAAACAGTGAAGGTTTTTCTCGGCTTCGTTTTTAtgtcaatttttattgttttcctaTTCTTAGGTCCATTCGAAAAGACAATGTATTAGGAACAGGGAGTCCGGTTTGGCGAGTGACTTTTTTGCACAATTAGCCGAGGTTAAGCCTCGAGAAATTTGCGATGTCTCATGGGTAAATATTCTGGGGGTTCCCGATCAGGTTGGGAGCGATCCTAAAAATTTGAGATGGGAAGACGTTTTATTATCTGAGTCTGCTCCAGTCTTCCAAGACATCCAATTAAGGAATCCTGACACTTTTATGGCTGGTGGTATCCATGCTGACACTGGTAGTTGGGAGACTATTCTTCAGGAAAACCCGCGTAAAGAACAGATTTTGGGTTGGATTCGTAATAAAGTGAACATTACTGACTTTATTGTTCCTTATCGAGGGAAGTTTAAAGGTTCCATGTATAAGTCAGATTTTCCTCCTAGGAAGTGTTTTTCAAACCATCGATCATGTAAgaagttttcagattttgtttcCAAGGAGATTTTGAAGAGAGTTAAGACGGGAGCGTTGAGAGTCTGGGGGAGGGTTGGTTTCGTTGATCCACCCTATTTAGTTTTGCCATTGACCGTTGAACCCACTAAACCAAGGTTGTGTCTAGACGCCAGGTTTTTAAACTTATGGATGCGGGATCAGCCTTTTACTCTGGATGGGCTTGTCGATGTGCCTCGGTACGTTTACAAAGGGTCCTACATGTTAAAGTGTGATGATAAATCCGGTTATGATCATGTTCTCTTGACTGTGTCGTCACAAACGTATGTGGGTTTTCAATGGGAAGGTTGTTACTTGGTATGTGCAACTTTACCCTTTGGTTGGAAGATTTCTCCGTACATTTACCATACGATTGGTTCCGCAGCGACTACCTTTTTTTCGTTCAATCGGTATACCATGCTCGTTGTATATTGATGATCGACTTACTGGAGAAATTATGACCGGTACAGGGTCATGGTCAGTACCTCCAGAGGCCAGGGACAAGGAATATAGGTATAAGGCTGCTATGGCGGCTCTCTGGTGTGTACTAGTGGTCCTGGCGAAACTCGGATACACCATTGGTATCTGTAAGTCTGTGTTATGCCCAACAACTTCTTTGGAATATTTGGGTTTAATAGTTGATTCTGTCAGCCAATGTTTTCGGGTTCCATCTCGGAAGATAGAGGCATGGGCTTTGTTACGTGAGTCTATTCTGGCTCATAAAGAGTCAGTTGATGTGAAAAGTTTGCAACGCTTTCAGGGTAAATGCATATCTTTCTCTCTGGCTGTTCCGGCTGCCAAGTTATTCATTCGCGAGATAAGCCGTGGAATAGGGAGAGTTTCTTCGAGCGGTTTTGTGTGTCTAACTCAGGATTTGCGCG
The genomic region above belongs to Montipora capricornis isolate CH-2021 chromosome 8, ASM3666992v2, whole genome shotgun sequence and contains:
- the LOC138013814 gene encoding uncharacterized protein translates to MDRAENIPSTEEEAARETKRVAEALTANNYPANFIYNGRQRNRQQEVSGSDQRGMVVLPYAKGFSEKIAGVLRGFNIKVAHKPIRTISNILKKPKDKIEREASRGIVYKIKCKDCDCVYIGQTSRALKTRVKEHTKAIATLDGNSLLAKHHMCFNHQIDLMNVEIVDRSSAWRQRLILEAWHSLRDTNAINEHIALPNVYNNIKNL